Proteins from a genomic interval of Diaminobutyricimonas aerilata:
- the ilvN gene encoding acetolactate synthase small subunit — protein sequence MSHVLSLLVEDKPGLLTRVAGLFARRGFNIESLAVGKSEIEGLSRITVVVDVEDLPLEQVTKQLNKLVNVIKIVELDPNQSVQREHLLIKVRVDNTSRSQILEAVNLFRARVVDVSTDALVIEVTGDSGKVQAFLRVLEPYGIREIAQSGLLAIGRGAKSITERVFRS from the coding sequence ATGAGCCACGTACTCTCCCTGCTCGTCGAAGACAAACCGGGTCTGCTGACCCGCGTCGCGGGCCTGTTCGCCCGGCGCGGGTTCAACATCGAGTCGCTCGCCGTCGGCAAGAGCGAGATCGAGGGACTCTCCCGCATCACGGTTGTGGTCGACGTCGAGGACCTGCCGCTCGAGCAGGTGACCAAGCAGCTCAACAAGCTCGTGAACGTCATCAAGATCGTCGAGCTCGATCCGAACCAGTCGGTGCAGCGCGAACACCTGCTCATCAAGGTGCGGGTCGACAACACCTCGCGCTCGCAGATCCTCGAAGCGGTGAACCTGTTCCGCGCCCGCGTCGTCGACGTGTCGACGGATGCGCTCGTGATCGAGGTCACCGGCGACAGCGGCAAGGTGCAGGCGTTCCTGCGTGTGCTCGAGCCGTACGGCATCCGCGAGATCGCCCAGTCGGGACTGCTCGCGATCGGCCGTGGCGCGAAGAGCATCACGGAGCGCGTGTTCCGCAGCTGA
- the ilvD gene encoding dihydroxy-acid dehydratase has protein sequence MSASDSPRPDHKPRSRVVTDGIEATTSRGMLRAVGMGDADWDKAQIGIASSWNEITPCNLSLARLAQAAKEGVHSGGGYPLQFGTVSVSDGISMGHEGMHFSLVSREVIADSVETVMQAERLDGSVLLAGCDKSIPGMLMAAARLDLAAVFLYAGSIAPGWVKLSDGTEKDITIIDSFEAVGAVKAGKMTVEDAKRIECAFAPGEGACGGMYTANTMASVAEALGLSLPGSASPASADRRRDYYAHRSGEAVVGLLEKGITARQILTREAFENAIAVAMALGGSTNVVLHLLAIAHEAEVELTLDDFNRIGDKVPHLGDLKPFGKYVMNDVDRHGGVPVLMKALLDAGLLHGDALTVTGKTVAENLAELDPDPLDGEVLRTLDNPIHATGGLTILQGSLAPEGAVVKTAGFDLATFEGPARVFERERAAMDALTEGRIQAGDVVVIRYEGPKGGPGMREMLAITAAIKGAGLGRDVLLLTDGRFSGGTTGLCIGHIAPEAVDAGPIAFVRDGDLIRVDIAARTIDLLVDPSELEARRGGWAPLPPRYTRGVLAKYSKLVRSAAEGAVTG, from the coding sequence ATGTCTGCCTCGGACTCGCCCCGCCCCGACCACAAGCCCCGATCCCGCGTCGTCACCGACGGCATCGAGGCCACCACCTCCCGCGGAATGCTGCGTGCCGTCGGCATGGGCGACGCGGACTGGGACAAGGCGCAGATCGGCATCGCGAGCTCGTGGAACGAGATCACGCCGTGCAACCTGTCGCTCGCCCGTCTCGCGCAGGCCGCGAAGGAGGGCGTGCACTCCGGCGGCGGGTACCCGCTGCAGTTCGGCACCGTCTCCGTCTCCGACGGCATCTCGATGGGGCATGAGGGGATGCACTTCTCGCTCGTGAGCCGTGAGGTCATCGCCGACAGCGTCGAGACGGTGATGCAGGCCGAACGACTCGACGGCTCCGTGCTGCTCGCCGGGTGCGACAAGTCGATCCCCGGCATGCTCATGGCGGCCGCGCGTCTCGACCTGGCGGCGGTGTTCCTGTACGCCGGTTCGATCGCCCCCGGCTGGGTGAAGCTCAGCGACGGCACCGAGAAGGACATCACGATCATCGACTCGTTCGAGGCGGTCGGCGCGGTCAAGGCCGGCAAGATGACCGTCGAGGACGCCAAGCGCATCGAGTGCGCCTTCGCCCCCGGTGAGGGCGCCTGCGGCGGCATGTACACCGCCAACACCATGGCGAGCGTCGCCGAGGCGCTCGGGCTGAGCCTGCCCGGCTCGGCCTCGCCGGCCTCCGCCGACCGTCGTCGCGACTACTACGCGCACCGCTCCGGCGAGGCCGTCGTCGGGCTGCTCGAGAAGGGCATCACCGCGCGCCAGATCCTCACCCGCGAGGCGTTCGAGAACGCGATCGCCGTCGCGATGGCGCTCGGCGGTTCCACCAACGTCGTGCTGCACCTGCTCGCCATCGCGCACGAGGCGGAGGTCGAGCTCACCCTCGACGACTTCAACCGCATCGGCGACAAGGTGCCGCACCTGGGCGACCTCAAGCCCTTCGGCAAGTACGTCATGAACGACGTCGACCGTCACGGCGGCGTGCCCGTGCTCATGAAGGCGCTGCTGGATGCCGGACTGCTGCACGGCGACGCGCTCACGGTGACCGGCAAGACCGTCGCCGAGAACCTCGCCGAGCTCGACCCCGACCCGCTCGACGGCGAGGTGCTCCGCACGCTCGACAACCCCATCCACGCCACCGGCGGCCTCACGATCCTGCAGGGATCGCTCGCCCCCGAGGGCGCGGTCGTCAAGACGGCGGGCTTCGACCTCGCGACCTTCGAAGGACCGGCCCGCGTGTTCGAGCGGGAGCGTGCCGCGATGGACGCCCTCACCGAGGGACGCATCCAGGCCGGCGACGTCGTCGTCATCCGCTACGAGGGACCCAAGGGCGGTCCGGGCATGCGCGAGATGCTCGCCATCACCGCGGCCATCAAGGGCGCTGGGCTCGGTCGGGATGTACTACTCTTGACGGACGGCAGATTCTCGGGCGGCACAACCGGCCTGTGCATCGGCCATATTGCACCCGAAGCGGTGGACGCTGGTCCTATCGCCTTCGTGCGCGATGGTGATCTGATACGGGTCGATATCGCGGCTCGCACGATCGATCTACTGGTCGACCCGTCCGAGCTGGAAGCCCGCCGGGGCGGCTGGGCTCCTCTTCCCCCGCGCTACACCCGTGGCGTTCTCGCCAAGTACTCGAAGCTCGTGCGCTCCGCTGCGGAGGGCGCGGTCACCGGGTGA
- a CDS encoding acetolactate synthase large subunit, whose amino-acid sequence MSTEATPSAPTRTEPEILTGSGAILKSLEKLGISDVFGIPGGAIMPFYDELMASTTIRHILVRHEQGGGHAAEGYASSSGKVGVAIATSGPGATNLVTAIADAHMDSVPLLAITGQVFSSIMGTDAFQEVDIVGITMPITKHSFLISRPEDVPATIAAAYQIATTGRPGPVLVDITKDAQQNSAPFIWPPKVDLPGYRPVTKAHGKQIQAAAQLLVESKRPVFYVGGGVIRAKASAELKVLAEKTGAPVVTTLMARGAFPDSHPQHLGMPGMHGAVPAVLGLQESDLIISLGARFDDRVTGKTSEFAPHAKVVHVDIDPAEIGKIRFADVPIVGDAKEVITDLIDAFGTAAADGGPDLTAWWERLNGLKKQFPLGFTPADDGLLTPQAVIQRIGELSGPEAVYAAGVGQHQMWAAQFIKYERPNSWLNSGGAGTMGYAVPAAMGAKVAQPDRLVWAIDGDGCFQMTNQELATCTINDIPIKVAIINNSSLGMVRQWQTLFYDGRHSFTDLNTGHLTGGTETRMVPDFVKLAEAYGALGIRVTKEEEVDAAIKLAIETNDRPVVIDFVVSRDSMVWPMVPQGVGNSQVQYARDNAPEWEEE is encoded by the coding sequence ATGTCGACGGAAGCGACACCGAGTGCGCCGACGCGCACCGAACCCGAGATCCTGACCGGATCCGGGGCCATCCTCAAGAGCCTCGAGAAGCTGGGCATCTCCGACGTGTTCGGGATCCCCGGCGGCGCCATCATGCCGTTCTACGACGAGCTGATGGCCTCGACGACCATCCGGCACATCCTCGTGCGCCACGAACAGGGCGGCGGCCACGCGGCCGAGGGCTACGCGTCCTCCTCCGGCAAGGTCGGGGTCGCGATCGCGACGTCCGGCCCCGGTGCGACCAACCTCGTCACCGCGATCGCCGACGCGCACATGGACTCCGTGCCGCTGCTCGCGATCACCGGCCAGGTTTTCTCGAGCATCATGGGCACGGATGCGTTCCAGGAGGTCGACATCGTCGGCATCACGATGCCGATCACGAAGCACTCGTTCCTGATCAGCCGTCCCGAGGACGTGCCCGCGACGATCGCCGCGGCGTACCAGATCGCGACGACCGGTCGTCCGGGACCGGTGCTCGTCGACATCACGAAGGACGCGCAGCAGAACTCGGCGCCGTTCATCTGGCCGCCGAAGGTCGACCTGCCCGGCTACCGTCCGGTCACGAAGGCGCACGGCAAGCAGATCCAGGCCGCCGCGCAGCTGCTCGTGGAGTCGAAGCGACCGGTGTTCTACGTCGGCGGCGGGGTCATCCGCGCCAAGGCGAGCGCGGAGCTCAAGGTGCTCGCCGAGAAGACCGGCGCTCCCGTGGTCACGACGCTCATGGCGCGCGGCGCGTTCCCCGACTCGCACCCGCAGCACCTCGGCATGCCCGGCATGCACGGCGCGGTCCCGGCCGTGCTCGGGCTGCAGGAGAGCGACCTCATCATCTCGCTCGGCGCCCGGTTCGACGACCGTGTCACCGGCAAGACGAGCGAGTTCGCGCCGCACGCGAAGGTCGTGCACGTCGACATCGACCCGGCGGAGATCGGCAAGATCCGCTTCGCCGACGTGCCGATCGTGGGCGACGCGAAGGAGGTCATCACCGACCTCATCGACGCCTTCGGAACCGCGGCCGCCGACGGCGGCCCCGACCTCACCGCCTGGTGGGAGCGGCTGAACGGCCTGAAGAAGCAGTTCCCGCTCGGCTTCACCCCCGCCGACGACGGACTGCTCACCCCGCAGGCGGTCATCCAGCGCATCGGCGAGCTGAGCGGCCCCGAGGCCGTCTACGCCGCCGGCGTCGGACAGCACCAGATGTGGGCCGCGCAGTTCATCAAGTACGAGCGCCCCAACTCCTGGTTGAACTCCGGCGGCGCCGGCACGATGGGCTACGCCGTGCCCGCCGCGATGGGTGCGAAGGTCGCGCAGCCCGACCGCCTCGTGTGGGCGATCGACGGTGACGGATGCTTCCAGATGACCAATCAGGAGCTCGCCACCTGCACGATCAACGACATCCCGATCAAGGTCGCGATCATCAACAACTCGAGCCTCGGCATGGTGCGCCAGTGGCAGACCCTGTTCTACGACGGGCGCCACTCGTTCACCGACCTCAACACCGGACACCTCACCGGCGGCACCGAGACCCGCATGGTGCCCGACTTCGTGAAGCTCGCCGAGGCCTACGGGGCTCTCGGCATCCGCGTCACGAAGGAGGAGGAGGTCGACGCCGCGATCAAGCTCGCGATCGAGACCAACGACCGCCCCGTCGTCATCGACTTCGTCGTCAGCCGCGACTCGATGGTGTGGCCGATGGTGCCGCAGGGCGTCGGCAACTCGCAGGTGCAGTACGCCCGTGACAACGCCCCCGAGTGGGAAGAGGAGTAG